A stretch of the Bartonella henselae str. Houston-1 genome encodes the following:
- the rpsK gene encoding 30S ribosomal protein S11, producing MAKEATRVRRRERKNISSGVVHINSTFNNTMITITDAQGNAIAWSSAGAQGFKGSRKSTPFAAQVAAEDCARKAQEHGMRSLEVEVCGPGSGRESALRALQSVGFIITSIRDVTPIPHNGCRPRKRRRV from the coding sequence ATGGCCAAGGAAGCCACACGTGTTCGTCGCCGCGAGCGCAAAAATATTTCATCCGGTGTTGTGCATATCAATTCAACATTTAATAATACAATGATTACCATTACTGATGCTCAGGGAAATGCAATTGCCTGGTCTTCCGCTGGTGCTCAGGGGTTTAAAGGTTCACGTAAATCTACGCCTTTTGCAGCGCAGGTGGCTGCAGAAGATTGTGCTAGAAAGGCGCAGGAACATGGTATGCGTTCATTAGAAGTTGAGGTTTGCGGTCCTGGATCAGGTCGTGAATCAGCTCTGCGTGCATTACAATCTGTCGGTTTTATTATTACTTCAATTCGTGATGTAACGCCGATTCCTCATAATGGATGTCGTCCACGGAAAAGGCGGCGTGTTTAA
- the rpsM gene encoding 30S ribosomal protein S13, with amino-acid sequence MARIAGVNIPTNKRVIIALQYIHGIGPKFAQEITKKVGIPIGRRVHELSDAEVLQIREAIDQGYQVEGDLRREVAMNVKRLMDLGCYRGLRHRRSLPVRGQRTHTNARTRKGPAKAIAGKKK; translated from the coding sequence GTGGCTCGTATTGCTGGCGTCAATATCCCGACAAATAAGCGTGTGATTATTGCGCTTCAGTATATCCACGGGATTGGACCAAAATTTGCTCAAGAAATTACTAAAAAGGTTGGCATTCCTATAGGGCGTCGTGTGCATGAGCTTTCCGATGCAGAAGTGTTGCAGATTCGTGAGGCGATAGATCAGGGTTATCAAGTTGAGGGAGATCTTCGCCGTGAGGTTGCAATGAATGTTAAGCGTTTGATGGATCTTGGTTGTTATCGAGGATTACGTCATCGCCGTTCTTTACCTGTTCGTGGGCAGCGTACGCATACAAATGCGCGCACTCGTAAAGGACCGGCTAAGGCAATTGCCGGTAAGAAAAAATAG
- the rpsN gene encoding 30S ribosomal protein S14, whose product MAKVSAVEKNKRREIMVKRYAARRARLKAIVMDQKISLEERFKASVQLAELPRNSAKVRVRNRCEVSGRPRAYYRKLKMSRIALRELGSVGHIPGIIKSSW is encoded by the coding sequence ATGGCCAAAGTAAGTGCCGTTGAGAAAAATAAGCGTCGTGAGATAATGGTGAAGCGTTATGCTGCACGTCGTGCACGTTTAAAAGCGATAGTTATGGATCAGAAGATTTCTCTTGAAGAGCGTTTTAAAGCTTCTGTTCAATTGGCAGAATTACCACGTAATTCTGCAAAAGTTCGTGTTCGTAATCGTTGTGAAGTTTCAGGGCGTCCTCGGGCTTATTATCGTAAGTTAAAGATGTCGCGAATTGCATTGCGTGAACTTGGTTCTGTGGGACATATTCCCGGTATTATTAAGTCTAGTTGGTGA
- the rplO gene encoding 50S ribosomal protein L15, whose amino-acid sequence MKLNELSDCKGAIRNRKRVGRGIGSGTGKTGGRGVKGQRSRSGVSLNGFEGGQMPIYRRLPKRGFRNFFAKDYNEVSLGRIQSAIDTGKLNIEKPVDIIALKEAGIIRRVKDGVRLLSDGELKVKISFNVSYASKAARLKIEKAGGQVHFPETV is encoded by the coding sequence ATGAAACTCAATGAACTGAGTGATTGCAAAGGTGCAATAAGGAATCGTAAGCGTGTTGGGCGTGGTATTGGTTCGGGTACTGGTAAAACGGGTGGTCGAGGTGTGAAAGGGCAAAGATCACGTTCTGGTGTTTCTCTTAATGGTTTTGAAGGTGGGCAAATGCCTATCTATCGTCGTTTGCCAAAGCGGGGATTTAGGAATTTTTTCGCAAAAGATTATAACGAAGTTTCCTTGGGGCGTATTCAGTCTGCGATTGATACAGGGAAGTTGAATATTGAGAAGCCTGTTGATATTATTGCACTGAAAGAAGCTGGTATTATTCGTCGTGTAAAAGATGGAGTCCGTCTTCTTTCTGATGGTGAATTAAAAGTGAAAATTTCTTTTAATGTGTCTTATGCTTCTAAAGCTGCTCGTCTTAAAATTGAAAAAGCTGGCGGCCAGGTTCATTTTCCTGAAACTGTTTGA
- the rpsQ gene encoding 30S ribosomal protein S17, producing the protein MPKRVLQGVVVSDKNDKTVVVKVERRYSHPLLKKTVRQSKKYKAHDESNQFKIGDQIFIQESKPISKDKRWIVVKDSVA; encoded by the coding sequence ATGCCTAAACGCGTTTTGCAAGGTGTTGTTGTAAGTGATAAAAACGATAAAACTGTGGTTGTCAAAGTGGAACGCCGTTATTCTCATCCACTTCTCAAAAAGACTGTTAGGCAGTCTAAAAAGTATAAAGCACATGACGAGAGTAATCAGTTCAAGATTGGGGATCAAATTTTTATTCAGGAATCTAAACCAATTTCGAAAGATAAGCGTTGGATTGTTGTTAAAGACAGTGTAGCGTAG
- the rplR gene encoding 50S ribosomal protein L18, which yields MVSSKDIIQRRARRVRRRIKMVSGNRLRLSIYRSNQNIYAQIIDDLRGCTLVSASTLDGDLKKSLKSGSDKEAAFAVGKLIAERAKKAGVNEVVFDRGAYVYHGRVKALAEAAREGGLNF from the coding sequence ATGGTTTCATCTAAGGACATTATTCAGCGTCGTGCAAGGCGTGTTCGGCGTAGAATTAAAATGGTTTCTGGTAATCGTCTGCGGCTTAGTATTTATCGTTCAAATCAAAATATCTATGCTCAAATTATCGATGATTTGCGTGGGTGTACGCTTGTTTCTGCATCTACCCTTGACGGTGATTTGAAAAAATCGTTAAAAAGTGGTTCTGATAAAGAAGCTGCCTTTGCTGTTGGTAAATTAATTGCTGAGCGTGCCAAGAAAGCTGGTGTTAATGAAGTGGTTTTTGATCGTGGTGCCTATGTTTACCATGGTAGAGTAAAAGCTCTGGCTGAAGCTGCTCGTGAGGGTGGTTTAAACTTCTAA
- a CDS encoding DNA-directed RNA polymerase subunit alpha: protein MIQKNWQELIKPNKVEFSKHDNPNISSVIVEPLERGFGLTLGNALRRVLLSSLRGAAITAVQIDGVLHEFSSIPGVREDVTDIILNIKEIALRMREEGPKRIVVCKEGPGVLRAGDISTVGDMEILNPDHVICTLDEDAEIRMEFIVNTGKGYVPSDRNCIDDARIGLIPVDSLYSPIRKVSYKVENTREGQVLDYDKLTLTVETNGAVNGEDALAFAARILQDQLALFINFKEPEKPTVEESNSELAFNPALLKKVDELELSVRSANCLKNDNIVYIGDLIQKTESEMLRTPNFGRKSLNEIKEVLACMGLHLGMEVPTWPPENIDDLAKRYEDQY from the coding sequence ATGATCCAGAAAAACTGGCAGGAACTCATTAAACCCAATAAGGTTGAGTTTTCTAAACATGATAATCCGAATATTTCAAGCGTGATTGTGGAGCCTCTTGAGCGGGGTTTTGGCTTAACATTAGGCAATGCGCTTCGTCGCGTATTATTGTCATCACTTCGTGGTGCTGCAATTACTGCTGTACAGATTGATGGTGTCTTACATGAATTTTCATCAATTCCGGGTGTTCGTGAGGATGTTACAGATATTATTTTGAATATCAAAGAAATTGCACTTCGTATGCGAGAAGAGGGGCCTAAACGTATTGTTGTTTGTAAAGAGGGCCCTGGTGTTCTGAGAGCTGGGGATATCAGTACCGTTGGAGATATGGAAATTTTGAATCCAGATCATGTTATCTGTACTCTTGATGAGGATGCTGAGATTCGTATGGAATTTATTGTTAATACAGGGAAAGGTTATGTGCCCTCTGATCGCAATTGTATTGATGATGCGCGAATAGGTCTTATTCCAGTTGATAGTCTTTATTCACCAATTCGTAAAGTGTCTTATAAGGTAGAGAATACCCGTGAAGGTCAAGTTCTGGATTATGATAAATTAACGCTTACAGTTGAAACGAATGGTGCTGTTAATGGAGAGGATGCTCTTGCTTTTGCAGCACGTATCCTTCAGGATCAATTAGCGTTGTTTATCAATTTTAAGGAGCCAGAGAAGCCAACTGTTGAAGAGTCTAATTCAGAGCTTGCTTTTAATCCCGCGCTTCTCAAGAAAGTGGATGAATTAGAGCTTTCAGTTCGTTCGGCAAATTGTCTTAAGAATGATAATATTGTTTATATTGGTGATCTTATCCAAAAAACAGAATCTGAAATGCTTCGTACACCAAACTTTGGTCGCAAGTCGTTAAATGAAATTAAAGAAGTTTTGGCATGTATGGGATTACATCTTGGTATGGAAGTTCCTACGTGGCCACCTGAGAACATTGATGATCTTGCTAAACGCTATGAAGATCAGTATTAA
- the rplF gene encoding 50S ribosomal protein L6, with protein sequence MSRIGKKPISVPSGVTATVEGQLVKAKGPKGELSYLVNDEVLVKLEESFISVSPRDQSKDARSKWGMSRSMIENIFCGVKDGFEKRLEINGVGYRAALQGKDIQLSLGFSHDVIYKVPSGVTVSIPKPTEIVVSGIDKQQVGQVAAEIREYRRPEPYKGKGIKHADERIFRKEGKKK encoded by the coding sequence ATGTCTCGTATTGGGAAAAAGCCCATTTCAGTTCCTTCTGGTGTTACCGCGACTGTCGAAGGTCAGTTGGTTAAGGCAAAAGGTCCAAAAGGTGAACTAAGTTATCTTGTCAATGATGAAGTCTTAGTTAAACTTGAGGAAAGTTTTATATCAGTTTCTCCCCGTGATCAATCAAAAGATGCGCGTTCCAAATGGGGTATGTCGCGTTCAATGATTGAGAATATTTTTTGTGGTGTCAAGGATGGTTTTGAAAAAAGGTTGGAGATCAACGGTGTTGGTTATCGTGCTGCTTTGCAGGGTAAGGATATTCAGTTATCGTTAGGTTTTTCGCACGATGTGATTTATAAAGTGCCGTCGGGTGTGACTGTGAGCATCCCTAAGCCTACAGAAATTGTTGTTTCTGGAATTGATAAGCAGCAAGTTGGGCAAGTCGCAGCAGAAATTCGAGAATATCGTAGGCCTGAACCTTATAAAGGCAAAGGTATTAAACATGCAGATGAGCGTATCTTTCGTAAAGAAGGCAAAAAGAAATAA
- the rplX gene encoding 50S ribosomal protein L24, with protein MQKIRKGDKVIVLSGKDKGCSGEVIKVNPKENRAFVRGVNMIKRHQRQTQNQEAGIISKEAPIHLSNLAIADPKDGKPTRVGFRVNADGNKVRFAKRSGELING; from the coding sequence ATGCAGAAGATTCGAAAAGGTGATAAAGTTATTGTTTTATCCGGTAAGGATAAAGGATGTAGTGGTGAAGTGATTAAAGTGAATCCGAAGGAAAATAGAGCTTTTGTTCGTGGTGTGAATATGATTAAACGTCATCAGCGTCAAACACAAAATCAAGAAGCTGGGATTATTTCTAAAGAAGCTCCGATTCATTTATCTAATTTGGCCATTGCTGATCCTAAAGATGGTAAACCTACGCGTGTGGGTTTTCGTGTGAATGCAGATGGTAATAAGGTTCGTTTTGCCAAGCGTTCGGGAGAGTTGATTAATGGCTGA
- the rpsH gene encoding 30S ribosomal protein S8, producing MSMSDPLGDMLTRIRNALARKKGKVVTPASKLRARVLDVLQSEGYIRGYNQVDLGDGKSEIEIELKYFEGLAAIREISRVSKPGRRVYVSAKSIPHVANGLGISILSTPKGVMADYEARKQNVGGELLCRVF from the coding sequence ATGTCTATGTCAGATCCTCTTGGTGATATGTTAACACGTATTCGTAATGCCCTTGCTCGTAAAAAAGGTAAAGTAGTTACACCTGCTTCTAAGCTTCGTGCACGTGTACTTGATGTTCTTCAGTCGGAAGGTTATATTCGCGGATATAATCAAGTCGATTTAGGTGATGGAAAGTCTGAAATTGAAATCGAGTTGAAATATTTTGAAGGATTGGCTGCTATTCGTGAGATTTCACGTGTTTCAAAGCCAGGCCGTCGTGTATATGTTTCTGCTAAGTCAATTCCTCACGTGGCAAATGGTCTTGGTATTTCGATTTTATCAACTCCTAAAGGCGTTATGGCGGATTATGAAGCGCGTAAACAAAATGTCGGTGGAGAGCTTCTTTGTCGTGTTTTCTAA
- the rpmD gene encoding 50S ribosomal protein L30, translated as MVQKKSQSSKTVTVEQIGSPIRNSQIQRATLKGLGLNKMHRRRVLEDTLCVRGMIAKVQHLVRVIDES; from the coding sequence ATGGTTCAGAAAAAATCTCAGAGTAGTAAAACTGTGACGGTCGAACAAATTGGAAGTCCGATTCGGAATTCGCAGATTCAGCGTGCGACTTTGAAAGGACTTGGATTAAATAAAATGCATCGGCGACGTGTTTTAGAGGATACACTTTGCGTACGGGGGATGATCGCTAAAGTTCAGCATCTTGTTCGTGTTATAGATGAAAGTTAA
- the rplQ gene encoding 50S ribosomal protein L17 gives MRHSKSGRKLNRTASHRKAMFANMAISLIEHEQIVTTLPKAKEIRPIVERLVTLGKRGGLHARRQAIASLRDAGKVAKLFDTLAPRYASRNGGYLRIMKAGFRTGDNAPMAVIEFVDRDVDAKGAVDRVRTESSANEKEASS, from the coding sequence ATGCGCCATAGTAAGTCAGGTCGCAAGTTGAACCGGACTGCCAGTCACCGTAAAGCAATGTTTGCAAATATGGCGATTTCGCTAATCGAACATGAGCAAATTGTGACAACGCTTCCAAAAGCTAAAGAAATTCGTCCTATTGTTGAAAGGTTAGTTACGCTTGGTAAACGCGGAGGTTTGCATGCCCGTCGACAAGCAATAGCTTCACTTCGTGATGCAGGGAAAGTTGCAAAGTTATTCGATACCCTTGCTCCTCGTTATGCGTCGCGCAATGGTGGATATTTGCGTATTATGAAAGCAGGTTTTCGTACTGGCGATAATGCGCCCATGGCTGTTATAGAGTTTGTTGATCGTGATGTTGATGCGAAGGGCGCTGTAGATCGTGTGCGTACAGAAAGTTCTGCAAATGAAAAAGAAGCTTCTTCATGA
- the rplE gene encoding 50S ribosomal protein L5, with amino-acid sequence MAEEKQTPRMKTHYFEVVRKTLQEKFNYKNVMQIPRVDKIVINMGIGEATADSKKPSIAAEDLGLITGQKAVVTRARNSIATFKVREGMPLGAKVTLRKDRMFEFLDRLVTIALPRVRDFRGLNPKSFDGRGNFAMGIKEHIVFPEINYDKVDQIWGMDIIVCTTAKTDDEARELLRAFNFPFRS; translated from the coding sequence ATGGCTGAGGAAAAACAAACACCCCGCATGAAAACGCATTATTTTGAAGTGGTTCGTAAAACACTTCAAGAGAAGTTTAATTATAAAAATGTTATGCAAATTCCGCGGGTTGATAAAATTGTGATTAATATGGGAATTGGTGAGGCAACTGCCGATTCCAAGAAACCGTCTATTGCTGCTGAAGATTTGGGACTCATAACGGGTCAGAAGGCTGTTGTTACTCGTGCACGTAATTCTATTGCAACCTTTAAGGTTCGTGAAGGCATGCCACTTGGTGCTAAAGTCACATTGCGTAAAGATCGTATGTTTGAGTTTTTAGATCGTCTTGTTACGATTGCGCTTCCGCGGGTTCGTGACTTTCGTGGTCTGAACCCGAAAAGCTTTGATGGTCGTGGCAATTTTGCCATGGGTATTAAAGAGCACATTGTATTTCCAGAGATCAATTATGATAAAGTTGATCAAATTTGGGGTATGGATATTATCGTTTGTACGACAGCAAAAACGGATGATGAGGCGCGTGAATTGTTACGTGCTTTTAATTTTCCTTTTCGTTCGTAA
- a CDS encoding adenylate kinase — protein sequence MRIVLLGPPGAGKGTQAKMLCEEYHIPQLSTGDMLREVIRRETEIGKKAKAMINAGTLVSDSIVNQIVSDRIDESDCINGFVLDGYPRTVGQAEVLQQVLQSKNMQLDAVIELIVDEDALLERMKKRVQETIIAGGQVRSDDNPVAFAKRLVEYREKTAPLSEFYLQRRLLKLVDGMIGVTEVSRKIREVLK from the coding sequence ATGAGGATTGTTCTTTTAGGTCCTCCTGGAGCTGGAAAAGGTACACAAGCTAAGATGTTGTGTGAGGAATATCACATCCCTCAGTTATCAACAGGCGATATGTTGCGTGAAGTTATTCGCAGAGAAACGGAAATTGGCAAGAAAGCTAAAGCTATGATCAATGCTGGTACTTTGGTCTCTGATAGTATTGTTAATCAAATTGTATCCGATCGCATTGACGAATCTGATTGTATAAACGGTTTTGTTTTGGATGGATATCCGCGCACTGTAGGACAGGCAGAAGTTTTGCAACAGGTTTTACAGTCAAAAAATATGCAGCTTGATGCCGTTATTGAGTTAATTGTTGATGAAGATGCATTGCTTGAACGAATGAAGAAGCGTGTTCAGGAAACAATAATTGCCGGTGGACAGGTCCGTTCGGATGATAATCCTGTTGCTTTTGCAAAACGATTAGTGGAATATCGTGAGAAGACAGCTCCTTTGTCGGAATTTTATTTGCAAAGGAGATTATTGAAGCTAGTTGATGGAATGATTGGTGTTACTGAGGTATCACGCAAAATTAGAGAGGTTCTTAAATAG
- the secY gene encoding preprotein translocase subunit SecY: MASAAEQFASNINFGTFSRATELKKRIWFTLGALLVYRFGTYISLPGINIDALRQTFEHHASGVLGLFNMFAGGAVGRMAIFALGIMPYISASIIVQLLTSIIPSLETLKKEGELGRKIINQYTRYVTVVLAILQAFGIAVALETGIGTGLQIVLEPGFMFRISSVITLVGGTMFLMWLGEQITSRGVGNGVSLIIFTGIVANLPSTFAQLLTAHSQADLSTFLFITIIFIAVSVIAIIVFVERAQRRILIQYPKRQVGNQMFQGDMSHLPLKLNTAGVIPPIFASSLLLLPATVNNFSDKMPQWVQAISYSLGHGQPLYMIVYAILMAFFCFFYTAIVFNPSDTADQLKKHSGFIPGIRPGERTAEYIDYVLTRITVVGAIYIILVCLLPEFMISALQVPFYLGGTSLLIVVTVTLDTVAQIQGHLVAHQYEGLIKKSKLRGGRRNR; this comes from the coding sequence ATGGCATCAGCAGCAGAGCAATTTGCTTCCAATATAAACTTCGGTACTTTTTCGCGTGCGACCGAGTTAAAGAAGCGCATTTGGTTTACCTTGGGAGCGCTTCTTGTGTATCGTTTTGGTACATATATTTCTCTTCCTGGTATTAATATTGATGCTTTACGGCAAACATTTGAACATCATGCTTCTGGCGTTTTGGGTTTATTTAATATGTTTGCTGGAGGTGCTGTTGGGCGCATGGCAATTTTTGCACTGGGAATTATGCCTTATATATCGGCGTCAATTATTGTGCAATTGCTCACCTCCATTATTCCTTCTTTGGAAACTCTTAAAAAAGAGGGGGAATTAGGTCGTAAAATTATTAATCAGTATACCCGTTATGTAACAGTGGTATTGGCAATTTTACAGGCGTTTGGTATTGCGGTTGCTCTTGAAACGGGTATAGGAACAGGTCTTCAAATTGTTTTAGAACCCGGTTTTATGTTCCGTATTTCTTCCGTTATTACCCTTGTTGGTGGGACAATGTTTCTCATGTGGCTTGGCGAACAAATTACATCACGTGGTGTTGGTAATGGGGTTTCTCTTATTATTTTTACAGGTATTGTGGCTAATCTCCCTTCTACTTTTGCTCAACTCTTGACTGCTCATAGTCAAGCTGATTTATCAACTTTTTTGTTCATAACAATCATTTTTATTGCGGTTTCTGTCATCGCAATTATTGTTTTTGTTGAGCGAGCACAACGACGTATCCTTATTCAGTATCCGAAACGTCAGGTTGGTAACCAGATGTTTCAAGGTGATATGTCACATCTTCCTTTAAAGCTGAATACTGCTGGTGTTATTCCACCGATTTTTGCTTCCTCTTTGTTGTTATTACCTGCAACTGTTAATAATTTTTCTGATAAAATGCCACAATGGGTTCAAGCTATTTCTTATTCTCTTGGTCACGGACAGCCACTTTATATGATTGTCTATGCCATTTTGATGGCATTTTTTTGCTTTTTTTATACAGCTATTGTGTTTAATCCAAGTGATACAGCAGATCAATTAAAGAAACATTCTGGCTTTATTCCAGGAATTCGTCCTGGCGAGCGTACAGCTGAGTATATTGATTATGTTTTGACGCGTATTACTGTTGTGGGAGCTATTTATATTATTTTGGTTTGTTTGTTGCCGGAATTTATGATATCCGCACTACAGGTTCCTTTTTATCTTGGAGGGACGTCTTTGTTGATTGTTGTTACTGTTACGCTTGATACAGTTGCCCAAATTCAGGGACATCTTGTGGCACACCAATATGAAGGATTGATTAAAAAGTCAAAACTTCGTGGAGGCAGAAGGAATCGATGA
- the rplN gene encoding 50S ribosomal protein L14 yields MIQMQTNLDVADNSGARRVMCIKVLGGSKRKYASVGDIIVVSVKDAIPRGRVKKGDVMKAVVVRTAKDIRRADGSVIRFDGNAAVLVDNKKEPIGTRIFGPVPRELRARNHMKIISLAPEVL; encoded by the coding sequence ATGATTCAGATGCAAACAAACCTCGACGTTGCCGATAATTCCGGTGCCCGTCGTGTCATGTGCATCAAGGTGTTAGGCGGTTCAAAGCGCAAATATGCTTCGGTCGGTGACATTATTGTTGTTTCGGTTAAGGATGCTATTCCTCGTGGCCGTGTTAAAAAAGGTGATGTGATGAAGGCTGTAGTGGTTCGTACTGCTAAGGATATTCGTCGGGCGGACGGTAGTGTTATTCGTTTTGATGGTAATGCTGCTGTTTTGGTGGATAATAAGAAAGAGCCGATCGGTACACGTATCTTTGGACCAGTTCCCCGCGAACTTCGCGCTAGGAATCATATGAAGATCATCTCGCTCGCTCCTGAAGTGTTATAA
- the rpsE gene encoding 30S ribosomal protein S5 yields MAQKERSERDERESEFVDRLVHINRVAKVVKGGRRFGFAALVVVGDQKGRVGFGHGKAREVPEAVRKATESAKRGMIYVPLRSGRTLHHDLEGHHGAGRVLLRSASAGTGIIAGGPMRAIFETLGMQDVVAKSLGSSNPYNMVRATFDALKRQMHPRDIAAQRGIKYSTLQARRQHLVDAEG; encoded by the coding sequence ATGGCACAAAAAGAACGTAGTGAGCGAGATGAACGTGAGAGTGAATTTGTCGATAGGCTTGTTCATATCAATCGTGTTGCTAAGGTTGTAAAGGGTGGTCGGCGTTTTGGTTTTGCCGCCCTTGTTGTTGTTGGAGATCAAAAAGGACGTGTGGGGTTTGGTCATGGTAAAGCACGTGAAGTGCCAGAGGCAGTTCGTAAAGCTACAGAATCTGCGAAGCGTGGGATGATTTATGTTCCACTTCGTTCTGGACGTACTTTGCATCATGATCTTGAAGGTCATCATGGAGCTGGTCGTGTTTTATTGCGTTCTGCTTCTGCAGGTACCGGTATTATTGCTGGGGGACCAATGCGGGCTATTTTTGAAACCCTTGGTATGCAAGATGTTGTTGCAAAATCACTAGGGTCTTCCAATCCTTATAACATGGTGCGCGCAACTTTTGATGCATTAAAACGTCAGATGCATCCTAGAGATATTGCAGCTCAACGTGGTATCAAATATTCGACTTTGCAGGCACGTCGTCAGCATTTAGTTGATGCGGAAGGATAA